Proteins encoded in a region of the Veillonella parvula genome:
- the mtaB gene encoding tRNA (N(6)-L-threonylcarbamoyladenosine(37)-C(2))-methylthiotransferase MtaB, with protein sequence MKTVAFTTLGCRVNQYDTDAMKGLFLQNNYEAVDFDEKADIYVINTCSVTNMGEKKSRQLIRKAKRQNEDAYVIVTGCYAQLDPDAIAAIDGVNLVIGTNNRSKIVELVEQLESTERQINAVRDIMKESNFEEMPLYGNESDKARAFMKIQEGCNNYCAFCIIPYTRGKLKSRKVDDIVQEAKRLVDHGFHEIVLTGIHLGNYGVELPGRPTLADVVKALLEIPNLYRIRFGSIESVEVSDELVELMATNKRVCPHLHLPLQAGSDHVLKLMKRHYTLQEYKDLITSLRSRIKDLSITTDIIAGFPQETDEDFEETLNTVREIGFTHIHAFPYSIREGTPAATMADQVPEAVKKTRVALLNGLSQSGYERYAKSRIGKPGEILIEKEENGYYMGLTNEYINGKVKSDGTRKIGDLVGGTVVGLEDNYLIIE encoded by the coding sequence ATGAAAACCGTTGCTTTTACAACCTTAGGGTGTCGCGTAAACCAATATGATACAGATGCCATGAAAGGTTTATTTTTACAAAATAATTACGAAGCGGTAGACTTCGATGAAAAAGCTGATATATATGTAATTAATACCTGTTCTGTAACGAATATGGGGGAAAAGAAATCCCGTCAATTAATCCGCAAGGCAAAGCGTCAAAATGAAGATGCCTATGTTATTGTAACTGGTTGTTATGCTCAGCTTGATCCAGATGCGATTGCCGCTATAGATGGTGTTAATCTCGTTATTGGTACAAATAATCGCTCTAAAATTGTTGAATTAGTAGAGCAATTAGAATCTACAGAACGACAAATTAATGCTGTTCGGGATATCATGAAGGAATCTAACTTCGAGGAAATGCCGTTATATGGTAATGAATCTGACAAAGCTCGTGCGTTCATGAAAATTCAAGAAGGTTGTAATAACTATTGCGCCTTTTGTATCATTCCTTATACTCGAGGAAAATTAAAATCTCGTAAAGTTGATGATATTGTACAAGAGGCAAAACGTTTAGTAGATCATGGATTCCATGAAATCGTATTAACTGGTATACATTTGGGTAATTACGGTGTCGAATTACCAGGTCGTCCAACATTAGCTGATGTGGTAAAAGCTTTATTAGAGATTCCTAATTTATACCGCATTCGTTTCGGGTCCATTGAATCCGTAGAGGTTTCTGATGAGTTAGTAGAATTAATGGCTACCAATAAACGTGTTTGTCCTCATTTACATTTACCATTACAAGCTGGTTCTGATCATGTATTAAAGTTGATGAAACGCCATTATACATTACAAGAATATAAAGATTTAATTACAAGTTTACGTTCTCGTATTAAAGATTTATCAATTACAACTGATATTATTGCTGGTTTCCCTCAAGAAACTGATGAAGACTTCGAAGAAACATTGAATACAGTACGTGAAATTGGATTTACGCACATTCATGCCTTCCCATACTCCATTCGTGAGGGTACACCTGCAGCCACCATGGCGGATCAAGTACCAGAAGCTGTTAAGAAGACTCGTGTAGCACTTTTAAATGGCCTTAGCCAATCTGGTTATGAACGATACGCAAAATCTCGCATTGGTAAGCCTGGTGAGATTCTCATCGAAAAGGAAGAGAATGGATACTATATGGGCTTAACAAATGAATATATAAATGGTAAAGTTAAGTCTGATGGGACACGTAAAATTGGTGATCTCGTTGGTGGAACTGTTGTAGGTTTAGAAGATAATTATTTAATTATTGAGTAA
- a CDS encoding histidine triad nucleotide-binding protein, producing MSDCIFCKIINGEIPSKKVLENDKFYAFYDIQPVKKVHVLIVPKNHVSNIAHLNEKNADYVEGLLPFVRDVAKELGISKDGYRLIFNTGEKAGQTVFHMHAHLLGGEEMGWPEA from the coding sequence ATGAGTGACTGCATTTTTTGCAAAATTATCAATGGTGAAATTCCGTCTAAAAAAGTGTTAGAAAATGATAAATTCTATGCTTTTTATGATATTCAACCTGTAAAAAAAGTTCATGTATTAATCGTACCTAAAAATCACGTGTCTAATATTGCACATCTTAATGAAAAGAATGCAGATTATGTTGAAGGGTTACTGCCATTTGTTCGTGATGTAGCAAAAGAGCTTGGTATCTCTAAAGATGGATATCGTTTAATTTTTAATACTGGTGAAAAAGCAGGCCAAACTGTATTCCATATGCATGCACACCTTTTAGGTGGAGAAGAAATGGGCTGGCCAGAAGCCTAA
- the rpsU gene encoding 30S ribosomal protein S21, protein MSEIKVGKNETLESALRRFKRSCQKAGVLSEVRKREHYEKPSVKRKKKSEAARKRKFRA, encoded by the coding sequence ATGTCTGAAATCAAAGTCGGTAAAAACGAAACGCTTGAAAGTGCTCTTCGTCGATTCAAACGCTCCTGCCAAAAAGCGGGTGTTTTGTCTGAAGTAAGAAAACGCGAACACTATGAAAAACCAAGCGTAAAAAGAAAGAAAAAATCTGAAGCAGCAAGAAAACGCAAATTCAGAGCATAA